The DNA window TTTAACCATGGTTCtgcttgcaaaaaaaaaaaatatgaagctaGAAGTTATAATACTAGAACCACAACGAAATTAATTCATCAGTAATAAAATAACGGCACGGAACACTAAAATAACTTGGGCATAGAACTTTTGTAACGGCGTCTTTTTAATGTTGCTCCTCTTTAACTAACATCCTCGCGATTTATTAGCACTTATCTGCTTTAGCAAGCCATCtacattgtttttcttccactgggttgtgtcattttctccattcactCATTAGAGGAAACCGAATATCGTCTGCTGGGAAGAGAGAGGCTGGGACAACATCCGCCAAGTGACAGCCTGAATACCAAGTGACTgtcacccctttctctctccactcttctgCTCCTCTCCACCCTCGCCTCCACCATGAAGGTCTTCGAGGACATAAAGATGCTCATCCACCCTTATCACTCTATTAATTTGGTGATGAGCTTGAGCTTCCTGATGGCGAGATATGTGCCCGGCCTCTGTGAGCTGATCTTCGCCCCTGCCCAGTGCGGGGAGCTGAGTATGGTGAGCGTGTCTGCTTCTTGGGGAAAGCAGTGAAAGTATGAAGATTACCATATATTGtttgagaaaaaagggaaatatagTATAATACTTAAGTGATACTAACGTTTTTATTtgaggattaggttaggttagggtttttttattattattattattctttaattCATTGATGTTTCGTCTATTGTGCGCCTCAGTTTGAATGGAAATTGTCATATTTTGCAAACTAATGATTTGTGTCTGGAAGTCAGTGGATTAATGCTTCTTTCCATAACCACATCAAATTCAACAAAATCCAAAATTTGTCATTAATAAGCCAGGATGTGTACATGTTAGTATcactgtttttgttactttaagCTTGTATTGGCTTATACTATAGGCAATGTGACTAAAATATAGCATAAGTGATATAAGAATGATCATAACTTGCATTCCTATCCCTAAGCTTGAGTGCatcaaatttttatttttttatttatttatgttttttttttttctatgtaggagagagggccagccaagggcaaaaattatatatatataaaaaaaaaaaaagcctacttggctgctggttctctagaagaaaaaaagctttgtcTAAAATtagggaacaaatgtcttgatacctccctcttaaaagaagacaagtcgtaggaaggtagaaatacaggaggcagggagttccaaagtttaccaatgaaaggtatgaatgattcagagtactggttaactcttgcattagagggttggacagaatagggatgagaggaagaagaaagccttgtgcagcaaggctgcaggaggggaggcatgcagttagtatgATCAATagagcaattagcatgaaaatagcgataaaagatagaaagagatgcagcatttcagcagtgagaaagaggctgaagacagtcagtcagaggaggggagttgagatgaaaagctattgattccaccctatctaataaatgTGTCAGTGGAATCCCCCTAAACATataaagagtactccatacaaggagtTACATCTAGTCAGAAACTTTTTATTTAAAGATGCTTGGTTCTGACCTTACTAATGACCAAACCAGATTACACAGCATGGTTAATAAGATTTTTTTAGGAAAATTTTAGGAAAGTATCGGCAGGGCCTCAAACTTGCGTCTCCAAAATCACTACTATATCTAAAAACTGACCACTGTAGTTGTAATCATAGGAATTGAAAATGACATCATTGTACTCTAGTCTAGAAGCCTTCCCATTTCAGGATGACATTCCATAGGGAGGCTGTGACCAGTGTTATTATGTTAAAAGTCAAAGGAAATTACTAATATGACAATTATTTCTTCAGTGGGAGTCTGAGGTGCTGTTCTTCATGCTGGTGATCATCATGTTTCGCACACGCAAAAGTGGGAGCCGCACCATGATAGCGTACATCTCCGTGTTCAACATGTATGCCAAGCTGTGCAATGTGGTGCTGTGGTTCAGCAGTGATGCTGTGTATGGCATCATTTACATCATCATTGCTATTGGTAAGATTATTACTCTTAGAACTTTTAAGATGAACTTGCATCACATGGCCACCTTGCAGATACTAAAGATGCATTTTCTTGTTTCAGTTCACTTCTTGGTGGTGGGTGAACCAGTGTACAGTGGGCCAGAGAAGGTTATCTATTTCCAAGGCAAGGCATTTGATGATGAGATGGCCAATGACCCCCAGACTGTGTGGTTTATCACTTTCTTCACTGCCTGGAGCCCAGCATGCTCCAGCCTTGCACCAATCTTTGCAAAACTTTCTGCTGAGTAAGTTGCTTATTTCATATTGAATCagcatcttttactttttccaaaTCAGATCAAAAGTAATCTATTTTGAATAGTATGCATAATTTTCAGAAGAAAATTAGTGTACTGCATAGAGAGGCATTATGTCCCATTATATCAGTTTCACCAATGATTTTGTGACATAAAATAAATGGTGAAAAATAATTCCTTCCAATGGGAGATATCTGACTGATTGCCAAGTATGCGTACTGCTGTCACATTTCATGTTTTGTTAAAAGTTAAAGAGGAACATACCAAGGGGACTAGGGATCCGTTCTCTGTTTTTGCTGCTTCCTAATGCCTCAGACACAAAGATAAAGCTATTGCTTTTCCCACTAACAGGTACAGTCTTGATAATCTCAAGTTTGGCAAGATTGATGTTGGACGTTACCCAGATGCGGCCAAACATTACCACATCAATGACACCACCTTCTCCCTCCAGCTTCCCACCATATCACTGTTCAGGGAAGGCAAGGAGGTGGAGAGACGCCCTTGTTTGGATGCACAAGCTAAATTCAGAAAGTTCTACTTTACAGAAGACAACATTAAGGCAGCATTTGACATGAACAACATTCATATGGAGTGCAATAAAATTCTGGAAtcaaagaaaggcaagaaagaaaTCCATGCAAAATCTGAGTAATGCTGGGACATGTGAAAAGTTTGTACATATTTTAGTTgttaagaaaattgaagaatatGAGAATTTCTTTTAAAGGCTATAATCTTAAGCTCGTGGCCAAAAACTTTAGTACATTTGACTCACTATCTCTGGAAAAAACATGTTTTACCATTGAAATTTGGTTGTGAAATATAAAAGCCACATATGAAGTTTTTCCTTTTGCACATAAATATAAAACTATGAGCACTTTTTGCATACTTCACTAGTGCTCCTTGTGGTATGTTTGTTATCCTCATGTTGTGTGACTGACTTAAAATAAATTTGTTTGTGCATGtcggaggaagaaatggaaaaaaaattgtacagatagtgttaagttttttttataaaccaatttgttgaaatattaaaaaaatgtgtTGGGTGACAGTTGTTTTGAAGCATATGTATTATTTACCTGACATTGCAAATTACTAATACTCTCTGTATCTCAGGTGAGTGACTCTGGTACAATACCAGGCCCTCCTGAAGAGAATGAATTTAATTGACTCAGTTATTTCTTAGGGAGAGGAGCAGTCCCCTCTCATAATCCCAGCAGAGATATAAAAGTGAGATGTTAATTGTCTAGCACAAGAATTCTGTTACATTATCTTAGTGTTTTCACAACATAATTACTCCACAGTTGCAGGATACACTTGATACTTTAAATATCTTACATTTTCAAATCTGTTAATTTTACTTATTCAGTGCAAACAGTTGCATATTGGCATGCTGCCGATACACAGATAAAAGGAGTGTTCCAAAAGGCAGTGGAGCATCCGTCAGCCAGCACTGATTATTTGATGCACTGCAGATTGGCAGCAACAGAGTAACAACACAACATTTAAGTAAAGATTCATAGGCACAGTTTGAGCGGTAAATAATGTCATATAATCAATGCATCACAGCAGAAGCAAAAACTGGCAAATATGGCTGCTATTAAACTACAAAATTCAtttgaaaataagaacaaattaaaaagaaatcctGGGAGTCAGATGTAGAGCATGgtatatatttccaaaataGAAAGCATTTCCTTATATTGTAGAGTATTTCCCTTAATTCATTCAATATCTTAACAGATCACTTCAAACTGTGTTGCATCACATGACAATATAATATCGATCTCTGTGACAATGCCATATCTTTCCAGGATTTAATCCGAGGTTAAACTGACTAAATGgactttcatatatatatctggacattaataaaagaaaaaagaactcaATTGATTTTTATGAATGCCTGGACATCAATACGGTAAATCACTGATAACATGTCAACTTGTTAAGTAATCAATAAAATacatgtcatatatatatatatatatatatatatatatatatatatatatatatatatatatatatatataattaaaatgATTAAAATGAGTACATGAGTAATCTACATAAAACATACATCAAAATTAACCAGAGCATATGGAAATTTTCCAGTTTTGTTCATAAAAATGGTCATTAAAGTAACTGAATGTTACTTTGCTGTTAACAGTACTAAAGGCACCTGTTGGATGAGGTACATTACTATGACATGAACTGTATAATGATTGATATGTCATTTCATGGATGATGCACATCCTTATTACCGAGATGAACATCCCAGCATTCTTCACATAATACTGCAACTGACTACACAAAGGAATGGCAAACAAGTTCCTGAAGTACACATGTGTATGAAATATTACACATTATCTCTTTTCCAGTCTCTGGTAGTATACATAAGTATTAAACTTTGTAGCAGCTTTCCTCCAATCTTTGTAAAATGGCACAGTAAATACGTATTCAAGGTTGTACTGTTTGATAATATACATGAATACTGAAACAcagcccagtagctcagtggttagagtgctggcttcacaagccagaggaccgtggttcgattccctggccgggtggagatatttgggtgtgtctcctttcacgtgtagcccctattcacctagcagtgagtaggtacgggatgtaaatcgaggagttgtgaccttgttgtcccggtgtgtggtgtgtgcctggtctcaggcctatccgaagatcggaaataatgagctctgagctcattccgtagggtaacgtctggctgtctcggtagagactgcagtagatcaaacagtgaaactccTTCTGCCTTGGAAACTAAAAGTTTTCGTTGATACATATTCCGATATCTTCTGTTGTGCTCTAGCCATCCCTGAACTCTTCCTGTATTAGGTCAAAGGATATTTTGGCAAACTAAGTACTGACAGGAATCCATAAGTGCATCAGCTTATCATTCATGAGATAAGCAAGATAAATGCCCTAACATGAGTAGTGTAACCACCACTTATTTGCATCACTTCATGACTTGGCTCAAGACCCCAGAGGTTCCAGTTTTGAACCCTTGACCAGATGGACAGAATTTGGACTGTCCTCTTTCACTCTGCAACCCATACTCACTTTGCAAGGAATACATAGACATCAACAATATCTTGAACAGTACCTTCAaatactgcaccaccactctgGCAGCTCTCAACACTCATGATACCTAATTCATCAACTTGTGAATTCTTGGCACTAATATTAACTTGTTCGGAATCCAGATTACTATTAAAACATTAATCATCATTTCTCAAGAAACTATTTTGAAGAACCCTTTGTCACCACACTTCATTCAAATATAGGAAAGTACACAAACATCATCACACAAAGAGAAATACTAAAACCAGCAGGTGAGTGGAGAAAACCAACCCAGGTAGGAACAGTTCACACtgatattcctatttttttttttttttatctttatttcaaaCTACTGTGATCTCTTCATAATGAATAATCTGCAAAAATCttctaagaaaaataaactaattaataaaaataaataaaggaaagaaattacaacCCTGTATCTTGTAATGAAAGGAAGCTGCCAAACATTCCTGACAATTCTGACAGTCTTATCTAGTGATGTCCAGCACAATGAGTAAGGGACTAACATTCCTTCAAACATTTAAGTAGCAGACCTTTTATCATGTCTAATGCTAGAATGGAAGGATCCTTGTGTACAGTTTTGATTCTGATGAATTACATAACTGTGACCCTGTTTAAAGTAATTGatggttaaaaaaaagtaaatggatgCTAAGTTAAGATTATTGTCACCAAATATTAGAGAATATTAAAGGATATGAGCAAACATTAGAAAGCAATGCTGAATTATGATAATCTCATCTTCTTGGAGGCCTTACAATTCTCTTC is part of the Portunus trituberculatus isolate SZX2019 chromosome 19, ASM1759143v1, whole genome shotgun sequence genome and encodes:
- the LOC123506377 gene encoding thioredoxin-related transmembrane protein 2 homolog; the protein is MKVFEDIKMLIHPYHSINLVMSLSFLMARYVPGLCELIFAPAQCGELSMWESEVLFFMLVIIMFRTRKSGSRTMIAYISVFNMYAKLCNVVLWFSSDAVYGIIYIIIAIVHFLVVGEPVYSGPEKVIYFQGKAFDDEMANDPQTVWFITFFTAWSPACSSLAPIFAKLSAEYSLDNLKFGKIDVGRYPDAAKHYHINDTTFSLQLPTISLFREGKEVERRPCLDAQAKFRKFYFTEDNIKAAFDMNNIHMECNKILESKKGKKEIHAKSE